agtgaagaaaaataaaggtggtttgatgctatgcaagatgagattaaatccttgcatgataatcatacatttgatctAGTTAGGCTTCCTAGAGATAGAAAATCTTTGAAAAACATGTGGGTTTttagggtgaaacatgaagatggtaacccAGTTCCACGGTACAAGGCTAGATTGGTTATCAAGGGATTTAATCAAAAAaagggagttgattttgatgaaatgTTTTCTCCAGTTGTGAAGATGTCATCCATTCGGGTTGTTCTGGGCTTGGCTGCAAGTCTAGATTTAAAGGTTGAGCAAATAGATGTTAAAGCTGCTTTTCTCCATGGTGACTTAGATGAAGAAATTTAAATGGAGCAGCTAGAAGGTTTTGAAGTCAAAGGTAAAGAGAATTATGTTTGCAAATTGAAGAAGAGCTTGTATGGTTTAAAACAAGCTCCCAAGCAATGGTACAGGAAGTTTGGTTCTTTTATGAGTCAACAGGGCTTCAAGAAGACTTCTTTAGATCATTGtgtttttgtacaaaaattctctgatggtgactttatcattctattgctttatgttgatgacatgcttgttGTTGGTCAGAATGCTTGTAGAATTCAGAAGTTGAAGCAAGAGTTGAATAAGTCTTTTGCTATGAAAGACTTAGAACCATCAAGGCAGATTCTTGGCATGCAGATTGTTCGTGACAGAAAGGCCAAGAAGTTATGGTTATCACAAGAGAAGTACATTCAGAAAGTACTTTGCAGGTTCAACATGGATAAAGCTAAGGTTGTCAAAACACCTTTAggtatgcacttcaaattgagCACGAAGCAGTGTCCTTCCAGTGATGGTGAGAAGGAAGATATGAAGAAAGTTCTTTATGCTTCAGCCGTTGGCAGTCTGATGTATGCGATGATTTGTACAAGACTTGATATTGCTCATGTCGTCGGTGTTGTCAGCCATTTTATTTCTAATTCGGGAAAAGAGCATTGGAATGCTATGAAGTGGATTATGAGATATCGTTGTGGCACTTCTAGTCTAAGTTTGTGTTTTGGGACAGGAAAGCCTATTCTTTGTGGATACACTGATTCAGATATGGCCGGTGATGTTGATACTCGTAATTCTACTTCGGGCTACTTGATTACTTATGCAGGGGGATCTGTGTCTTGGCAATCTAGATTGCAAAAATGTGTTGCTCTATCTACTATAGAAGCTGAGCTTATAGCTGTCGTTGAAGCTTGTAAAGAGTTGCTCTGGATGAAGAGATTTATGGAGGAACTTGGCTTTGCTCAAGAGAGGTATGTGCTTTATTGCGACAGTCAAAGTGTTATTCGTCTTGGCAAGAACTCTACATTTCATGATAGGTCGAAACATATTGATGTGAGATACCATTGGATTAGAGATGTGTTGGATTTTAAGCTGCTTGAACTTGAGAAGATTCACACTGATGATAATGGCTCGGATATGTTGACTAAAGCTTTGCCAAGAGCGAAGTTTGAAGAGTGTTGCTTGATCGCCGGGATGGCTGTTTCCTCCACCtagtcgggagggggagaattgtttggtttttgggttttcccttcctatgtggaattagattaataaaactcaatccaATTTGCACCAGACCACTTTTGCCCAAAAATATtcttctatatataggatcaatttaggtcttattttcataacacaagagtgaattcatagcagccatatagagagaaaaacgtgagagagaaagtagattttcgtccagaaattttctgctacagcaatCCGCTTTAAATTATGTTTCctgattcgttaaccgttggatcgcgctgaaatttgaactgggggttctcaacatctggttcttcgatttcaacggtAGAGATCGGATTTTGTGGTCTGTATCTTCAGTTTTCGAGTATTAACAGTAGCTCGGTTTTGTGGTTGATTTCTCTCcttttcttcactagttttggtgctatcttttatgtattgttgctccgtgcttggctttgttgttgtagccatttagagaacattgttgtaactcttgttgattatagtggagcttttgtgggccggaggtcccgtgaatgtttcctcttcaccttgaaggggttttaccacgtaaatttggtgtctcttgcattcgatttattttttcttgctttgctattttattgttggtatagctgctacccggatttccatttgtgctagtgtttattgtcttctctggGTTCAAATAGTGCgggaagttttgacttgggtatttcttccgctgttacctcgtcatgcaatttggttattgcttgtttcttcccaacaataGCATCGTGGCGGATTGGTGGTGTGAGAAGTTGGGTATGAGATTCAAAAAACTATCGAATGTGTGACATATATGGGATTCAAACCCACGTCATAGCTTTGGGAAACAGCAGCTTCAACCAAGCCCCCTAGACAATGGGATGGGTATGTATGCAGAATTTTTTGCAAGGTTAACAAGATCTAGTGACCCTCCTAAGCGCACATTAGATATGCCTTTGTTACAGACATCTAGATTGAGGTTTCTATGCGATACACATGAGTGACAATTGGAATTAGTCGTAGCAAACTATATAATTAACTAGTTCAACTGGACATATATATGTACGTAAATATTATTAGAATTTTTAATCCTGAATCCTTAATTTTAGAAGTTCTATGAATTCAAAAGTAAAGACCTCAAAGTTTAAACTCCTTAAATTTAAATCATGTATTCGCTTCTATAGTAAGGCTTCAATATCATCATATGTTTGATAAACTATATTATGATCATGAAAAAAGAGGATGTAGAACGTAAGCATTTCATGATGTGGAGGGATAATTGGCAATTTACAACACAAACTCTAATAGACCACTTTAAactagttttccctttttccttcctTTCCCTTTCTGAATTGATTCCTAATGGATTTGGAATTAGATATTGTACCTTTGGATAAGAATTTGGAGCATAATTGATGACCATCCATGACTCTCTTTTGATGTTATCTTAATTCGAGAATTGAATAATTAATACCACAAAGTATATTCGTTTTGTTAAGAATTTGGTGCCCTTGTTGGGTAATTGAGTAATTCCCACACTGCTACCTATCAGCAAGAACATCCGTACAATAAAAATGGCAATACCAGCATTACTGTCTATTCGGCATGCCACTATCATTACTTGGAAGTTTGACAGAAAAAAATTCTTTAGAAGGATCTTTCAAACAACTTAAAAGTACTTTAAAATGGTAGAATATTATGGTTTACATCACTTATTCTGCAATTTCTGAAGATGCAAAAATTATTTCAACAAAATTAAGGAATTAATTAATGAACTCACACATGAAAAGCTAAGTGTGTTAGCCCTCATATTCAGCATCACCGACACCAATCACAAGGCATACAGCCAATAAGAGCAGAATAGCATAGGTACTTTGAAGACGAAACTCGCGTGGCTTTCATATTTTGCTGTAGATACGTTCAAGTGACAACTTTTGGATAAACCAGAGGCGCCGAAATATATATTGAGTTCAAAACACGTCATTTTCAATGTCTTAGATACAACGGGATTCATACTTGTAGTATTTGGACCAAAATAACATCAACTTCCAAATAATTGTCTTACTGAAGAAAACTATAACAAACTCAAGTTACTCCAATACAGAGGACGAGTAGATGGCCAGCTAGGAGTTCACAAACTGCATCAGtagtatgcttttcgcggattgTTCTGCAAAACAGATGTATCAATCGTAGTTCCAATTATAATGAATATTTAAAACATTAATTTCCCTCCATCCAACCCGCTCCCCACTCTCTAAACCGAAAACAAATTCCTAAAGAGATAACGAACCGAAAGTCCTCGTGAGGCGATAGTTTATACACAAATACACTGCCTAAGCAGGATCCTCCCTCCTGTTAGGTGACTGATTACTTTTTGGTCATGTGGTCTATAGACACTGAAGGAAAGGATTTTATCTTTGACTAATACAAGCTTATATTGCTTCACTTATATCTTTGACTATGGCAAGATCTCTTTTCATATTACTgttgtcttttttattttctctAATGCAAACCGGATTCAATCACAATTCAGAGTACTCCGCTGAATAAAATAACAAAACTAAATAAGAAAGAGAAGTTCCCGACCATAGAAAAGTTCAATTATAGAGGAGATAAAGCACATACCAATGGATTTGGCCTGTACTTGTAGCCTAGCATCATTCGTTTCTTATATTGCTCATAGATATCATCTTCTGGAGTGACCTCCCCAGGTTGGCTCGCACCAACACCCAAGTTATTTGATTTTACACTGCCGGCCGTGATTGGATCTGCAATACCACTTTTAGAGCTCCCTAGTCCTTCACCTGCAGTTCCACGTAAAGATTAGACTCCATAGGAATTTGCGGCTTGTAAATCCTAAAGATGAACTATTTGCACTTCAAAGACTAGTACTTTCTGACTAAGAACTCCTTAAAACTACCTACTTAGATGTGCTTGACTTGCATACCAAAGCAAAAGTTTTCAAGAAATTCTAGAATCGGCAACATAAGATATACAATCTCAGAACTTTAACTCCAAGTTCTAGAAAGTTTGACATCCCAGAAAGTTTGACAGCAACCTAGTTATCAAAACAACTTGCTACACATGGTGCATTTATGCACTTGAATAAACAAGATGGGGTAGGAATACCCCTCAGACCTGAGGGTAGCCTCATCAAGCGCAGAACAAACTCATCCTAACCTCATAGGCCCCTTCAACACTCAACATAAGACTCTTAAAATTAAACAGCCCTGCCCTAAGCAAAGGTCTATTAAAGAAAAAGGGTATCCTACTATTCCTCTAAAATGTAACAGTCCAAGTTATATTTGCACCCGACCCGGTCCATGTTTTCCTAGAGGGAAGGATATACCTTCTCTCCAACCCATTTTTGACAGAAGTTTGTGGCCAATATTATCAGCTTGTATTTTCGACCTTTCTGCCGCCTCTATGGCAGCTTTCCGAGCAGCTACATCATTGCAGGTAGACAAAAACTTAGCAAGCTCTTCAGGCGGGATATAGTCTCCCATGTGATGACCCTTCTTTCCTGGAACTGCAACTGAAAACAAGATATCAGAAGAATTGCATATATTTTAATAAACATGAGCTGCATCTATTTGGAGCTCGGATACCTGAGATTCTAAACTCAATACGAAGATCAGAACATAGATACAGAAGAGTAGAACAAAATTAGGGACCAACCTTGGAGAGAAGCAGGCGGAGGCATCTCATCTTTTGATGATCTCGGTGCCCTCAGCTTCTCTTCTGCTGCAGCTTTCTTCATGTAATATTCCATCATCGCTATTGGATCTGACCCCGATGGACCACTTGAATGACCTGAAAAGACAAGATAACAGTATGAGCCCAACCTTAGTGAAAATCTTTTCAGTGGAATCTCGTGAAGTCCATCATCCAATGAACTTCTGGCAATATGACAATCTGATGCAACGCAGAAGGTGCACAAGAAATAGCCCGGATGAGATAAAATTTTAACAGATAGGAAACCAGTTCTTCAAAATCTGTAGCTTAAGGGGCAAAAAAAGTCTCTGAGGgttcttttattttaaaaatgatGTATGCGCATCGGTCACCTAGGAAATGAGAACTACACATTGGAAAGGTCACACAAATTCAAAGTCATTGGATGTCCAAATTCTTTTTCTTCCATTCTATGGTAATATCTGCTTCTTGAAAGAAAACTCTTACCTTCAACTTAGGAATTACATAAATAAACTTAATTCATGCCATGAACATACAGgcgcgcacacacacatatatataagttcATGGCATGAAATTGGATGTCCAAATTCTTCTGCATCCGTTCTATAATAATATCTGCTTCTTGAAAGAAAAACTCTTACCTTTAAGAGTTACATAAATAAACTTAATTCATGCCATgaacacatacatacatacatacagaacCATATACAAACCgatacacatacatatctacatcAATAGGTCAGACTTGTCTGCTAGTTCTCTCAAACTGCATTTAGATTCTCCGTTTTTCCCTCTGGAAAAAACGTATTCCAATCACAGGACCAAGCAAGTGCTGAAAGTACAATAAAATACAGATCCCTCTATTCACATTTAAACAATGAACTCAACTCTACAGTCCTACTCCTAGTCATCAAGCCAAAAGCAAAACATTCAACTTGGGACAAGAGTAGATTTTTGAACAAGGATTCAGTCATAACTTCTTAATATTTGAATCACACAGGGCAAAATAGATAAGCCCCCCTTCCAAATTTATGTGGTACACTTCCCTtcttagtctgtcccaaaaagaatgtcacatttctataattagaaacaactAACTTTAAAGtttcccttttacccttaataaaatgatttatagccacacaaatgtctaaGGTTAATTTAGAcctcaaatttcaaaagtcttcctttctttcttaaactttgtgcctagtCAAACGTGCCACATAAACGGTGCCACATATGGATATTAAAGAATCCCTCACATACGATCTCTGCTCTTGAGGTTTGCCCAATCACATACAAGGTTTTTACTATTTATTCTGAATAAACCTCTCTACTCATAGTAAATATAAATAATTTCAAACAAAGGATTCACGGGAATGAACAGCTGAGCAGTATCATACTACACTTTTGGAGAATAAACATGCATGCATGAAACTAGCACAAAATGTTATCTACTTCCAATGCCAAAAAAAGGTTGGGAGAAGCTGGACAAATAAGGAGAGACTTTCTTTGGGATGCAAACAGGGTGAAGGCATTTCATTTAAGTGAAATTGGCTACAGTAAGTTGGTTTTTAAAAACTTGAACTTGCATAGCGAAAGTCTGCTTTTAAAATGGTTATTGAGGTATACAAGAGGAAGAAGAGTGCTAGAAAGAAGTGATAGTGAAAAGATATAACAGGAGTCCTTAAATCTGATTTGTTGTGGAGTGTGCAAACATATTAGATGTTTATGGGATGAATGCAGATGTATGTTAAACTTTTAGGTGATGGTAGTAAAATCTACTTTAGGCAGGATACTTGACTGGGGCATTAACCACTAAAAGATAAGTTCCAGAATTGTATTGCTTTGCTCAAAATTCTTCAGTAACAGTAAAACAATGCAGAAAAAAGTCAAAGCTGGGCTTCCAGGAGAAGTTGCAATGATTTGGAAGCAGAAGGCATGACTCCATTGTCATGAGAAATAGAAACACATCAACTTCTATCTAAGAACCTGATTCACTAAAATGGATCAGTGTTGCTGCGGGAAGTTCCCTGTTCAACCAGAGCTTACGGAAGCTCGAATGTCCCTGCAGAACAGCATACATGGCCATGAAGAAACATTTGATTGAACATGTGTTCCATCAAATTTAGCTTGTTGAGCTGGATGGCAAATCTGAAGCTATCTTAATTCAGGTAAATATCAAAAACGGGCTATGGAGGTGTGTTTTAGGTGCTACATATGTAAAAAGGAAGTGGAAGATACAAAAATACAAATCACCTCCTTCTACATTGTCAGAGACATTCCACATTTGGAGTATGTTTCTTAGCATATCTGGCGTTAAATGAGCTATGACTAAGACATCAAAGAAGCTACTCTTGTACTGGAAAAGTAAACAGCTCGGCAAGGAAAGAAGGAAGTTTTGGGAGACTTGCCACCATGCATCTGGTGAACCATTTGGCAAAAGAGAAAATGAAGATACTGTGAGGGGCAAAATGGAGTCCTGGCTGGAACAAAATACAGATGTATGCTGCTCTTAGAAGCTTAGTGTAAACTGTAAGATGTCTCAGGAACAGATAAGCTGAGAGCTCCAATTAGCTCCTTCCAGGACTAGCAATATCCATATTGTAATCCTTATGCAACCTACTGCGCAATCTTAGTGCAGTTTCAGTTGTTCAATAAAATTTAATCTCTTACTTGCCtcaaaaaaaagggggggaatAGCACAACATTTTACTATGCACCTTTTCAAAGAGAATGGAAATAAGTATTTTGACGAAGAAGAATGACCCTATTTCAAAAAACCCAAGCACCACTTTTCTGTTCTCACTACTCTAACCTCACTAGAAAACTCATCTGCCTCAATAAACTTGTGTATGGTAACCTATATTCACAAATCCAGGTGCAAAAGTAGATTCTCCATTATTGCTCATCACATTACACCCAAATCCAGTAGGGTAAACTATCAAAACAAATCAGTGCATCAAAGCTGCACTTTAAgtgcgcttaagccctgaagcgaggggAAAAACATATTGAGCATTTTGTCTCGCCTAGCGGGcacttcagtgtcatcatcaaggctccaAGGCATactttccttgccaatgagcgtAATCCTGAAGAGGCGACACTGaacaattgatatttcactttatcgtaatttCTTTTCAACTTCTTCGTCCATccatttgttattcatgcttataatTATTAGTCCTGGACTAAATATACATATTTCTATTTTTTCTCCATCTGTGCCTTTcttcattaaagcccacgctttatttgcaCTTAAAGCCCCAACAGACCTTAAGAACTTTTTTGTGCTTTTCGCATTTGATAACACTGAACAAAATGCCAAGGCaatatatttacatatacagacaCATATAAATGACATTACAAGATTTTCTACCTGACTCTGAAGAACTTGTATTCTCTGTTGCTCCATACAATGCTGATGCAGGAATTTGGTAATTCAGTTGCTGCTGATGTGACCTATGAGAACTGCTTGTTGAACTAGGAGTCGCAGTACTAGAAAGTCCTACAGCACCAAAGGCCAATCAAGTAAATAATATGGACGAATCACCGCAAACAAACGCCATGTTGATCAAAAGCGAAGCTAGATGAACTAGACACTAGATGCAAAAAACGAAGTTGGAGATTTAGTTAGATAACCTCAAGCTGCTCAGCTAAATTCCTGCACAGGCACACGCACACATATACACACAGTACATAAAATGCATATAAAATATGGCCAGCTGAAGGCCTTGAACTAGAAAATATTGTAACCTCCAGCGCACTCAGAGGACTTCAAATCATAATTTAGTTAATTTGGTTCCTCACAAGAGGACGCACCTAGAGCCAATCCAAGAGAGAGCACATGAAAAGAATGGAACAAACAACTAAATCTAGCTTCCTAAAAGGAAAACACAACTTTTACTACCCAGTCACATTTTGTATACATAAAAGT
The sequence above is a segment of the Lycium barbarum isolate Lr01 chromosome 6, ASM1917538v2, whole genome shotgun sequence genome. Coding sequences within it:
- the LOC132644542 gene encoding SURP and G-patch domain-containing protein 1-like protein isoform X2, with product MEKPTDSSLFVNDGSFMERFKQLQQEKEKEKVKAPSSKESKTTSTVLGASTPKAVVSKPSLEFKTNASRKTTTAASGGKLAFSLKQKSKIAAPSVKLGEDEDEKDAGNSSGDGPIKRQRVEEPRALHQPLRQIDVAPNTPSDPTVKKVADKLASFVAKNGRQFEHITRQKNPGDTPFKFLFDESCPDYKYYEYRLSEEEKALSQTSDAQTSHSGLSSTATPSSTSSSHRSHQQQLNYQIPASALYGATENTSSSESGHSSGPSGSDPIAMMEYYMKKAAAEEKLRAPRSSKDEMPPPASLQVPGKKGHHMGDYIPPEELAKFLSTCNDVAARKAAIEAAERSKIQADNIGHKLLSKMGWREGEGLGSSKSGIADPITAGSVKSNNLGVGASQPGEVTPEDDIYEQYKKRMMLGYKYRPNPLNNPRKAYY
- the LOC132644542 gene encoding SURP and G-patch domain-containing protein 1-like protein isoform X1 codes for the protein MEKPTDSSLFVNDGSFMERFKQLQQEKEKEKVKAPSSKESKTTSTVLGASTPKAVVSKPSLEFKTNASRKTTTAASGGKLAFSLKQKSKIAAPSVKLGEDEDEKDAGNSSGDGPIKRQRVEEPRALHQPLRQIDVAPNTPSDPTVKKVADKLASFVAKNGRQFEHITRQKNPGDTPFKFLFDESCPDYKYYEYRLSEEEKALSQTSDAQTSHSGLSSTATPSSTSSSHRSHQQQLNYQIPASALYGATENTSSSESGHSSGPSGSDPIAMMEYYMKKAAAEEKLRAPRSSKDEMPPPASLQVAVPGKKGHHMGDYIPPEELAKFLSTCNDVAARKAAIEAAERSKIQADNIGHKLLSKMGWREGEGLGSSKSGIADPITAGSVKSNNLGVGASQPGEVTPEDDIYEQYKKRMMLGYKYRPNPLNNPRKAYY